The proteins below come from a single Nitrospirota bacterium genomic window:
- a CDS encoding ribbon-helix-helix protein, CopG family → MKTAVSIPDEVFARVERLARRAGRSRSEVFSEALREYLARHAPDEVTDAMDRVCERVQTERDPFVREAGRLVLERIEW, encoded by the coding sequence ATGAAAACGGCGGTTTCCATTCCTGACGAAGTGTTCGCACGAGTCGAGCGGCTCGCCCGGCGCGCGGGAAGGTCTCGCAGCGAGGTGTTCAGTGAGGCGCTCCGAGAGTACCTGGCGCGCCATGCCCCGGACGAGGTGACTGACGCGATGGATCGCGTGTGCGAACGGGTGCAAACCGAGCGAGACCCGTTCGTCCGCGAAGCTGGCCGGCTGGTCCTGGAGCGCATCGAGTGGTGA